Part of the Henckelia pumila isolate YLH828 chromosome 2, ASM3356847v2, whole genome shotgun sequence genome is shown below.
CACTTCAGTATGAGTTACGAAGCTAAAAAAAAGATCTACAAATCATCTTTAAAATCAAAGCCTGAATCGGAGTCTAAGAAGCTGATAAAATGAGATGAAGTTTTGAATTCTGCACAGAAATTTTGCAGAACAAAATTTCTAACACATCTGAGTATTTCGAGTATATATTTCTCATACAAACTTgaaattgagtgattcttgattccGTGGAAATCCAAGAGAAagatctacaacttttatgtttaacATTTTTCCCATAAATCAGTGAATCAAGAGCTATAAGCATGCGAGAAGATCAGACCAAATCTATACTAgaccaaatcaaatcaaatcaactatGAATCAGATCAGATCAATCGAACCAGACCAGATCAATTGTAccagaccagatcaaagtttgaccagatcAAAGTCGGTCCAGACCAaatcaaagtttgaccagactAGATGAGTTTAACCAGATCAAATAGGTCAAACCAGTCTGATGAACAGTAAATTGAGCTCAAACTCAAAAAATTGCAAGCAACATAAATATGACAGTTGCAACTTCAGAAAGTGTCCAAAAACATTCCAAACGgtcatattcttgaatctaacGTTCATATCATTCTCTAAGATATAAATACAACACTTTGAAAGcaaaacaagagcagagaatGGGGAATTAAAAGCATGGGCAGATTTAGAAGAAAAATAAGCTAGAATGAGAGCAAGCCGAAGGTGTGAGGAACAAGAAGAAGAGATGAGTTTTCAAAGTTAAATCCTCTACACCAAACCCACTTTATAGAACACTATTCCACATCCATATATTGTTTAACATCATTTGAAGAGagctcactcacacacataCAAGAGATGTGATTCgaaagattagttgagtgaaagTCTTAGCACAAATAtattaaagattgtgtttgtagtcttggcataagaGACGTTAAACATTATGCAGATTGTGAGGTTGAGGCCTACAATCGAGAGttctaggagttcttgtttaggcattggataagtcctaaattagtttgggtttgtacaaatgggctgtataaatcaaagtcttcgagtggatccttccgaggtgAAAAAAAggatgacgtaggagattgagctccaaaAATGCATAAACAAATTCGTCTCTATTCGTTTATCCCATTTACTTTCTTATTGCCACTATTTTTAGTATgcattgttgaagaattttatgtgtttttatacatcaaaatattacatacaaagtatttgataaaatatttcaaccaaattgtttttattatttcaacttgcattctttcaaacaattttcaaaatgtttattttgtttctacgaaggattatttcAAGTGTattccgcttggtttgaaatccaaactcgatataattcaTCGGTGTTCGGCttatttttgaacatttcaaaaatGAGATATTATAGctcttaaataatttttattgtgtattcagtattcacccccccctctcCTACACATATTTCAATCCTAaaaattggtatcagagagggttgTTCTTGAAAGAGCATTTGAAactgattttgattttcaaaattttgtttttgagaTTTTCTAACACATATATGCATACTTGAGAATTTCTGGCAACTTGCAGCGACTTTAGGAAAAATGGCATAactccttgctcgagtgtccaaACGAGAAAACACTTTTTTAATTACAAACTAGACTCATAGAGGTCTAAAATTTTCATCCTGTTCATGCATGGAAAAATGAAGTTTTTTTGTCAAAGTAAGACCATGTGTGCTGCGGCAGAAAACTGGGCATGGACAAAGAGTTGGGGTTTTTGTCAAGGCTCAAGTATGTTGCACTCATCAATACAAGGGACAAAGTAACTCAAATTTTAGTCACACATCATCAAGAAAACTTGGTAAACTATTTCTAAATTAGCTTTAAAGAGCTTTTGAGTTTGATTGTCATCTTGATGTTCTACTTATGCTAGCATGTCTTGGATTAAGAATGTCTAGTCATTTCCCTTACAATTGTGATTGTGCTAAGTGACTAAAAGGACGCTTATATGCTTTATGAATATTTTAATTGACATGTCAATCTTGATTTTGTGATGCATGCTAGTTTGAGTTAAATTGGTTCAATCTTGATGAAGCTTGCTAATTGTCAACTTGTTTTATATATGTTTGAAATTTATGTGCAttgcatattatttttttaaaaaatgtcggTTAATTATCCCTCGACTTTTATCAATTTCaaagtttaaaaaatatagGGGGAGatctaattataattttaagggAAAGAAAATTTTGTGCTTAAAGTATACCTTTTTGATtcacacaaaaagggggagaaatatgttgcataaaaatatgattttacatTACTTGAGTTTTAATGTCCATATTTTTATctaagttttgtgatcataaaaaatGGGAGATTGTTGGGTTGTGAAACACAAGTAATCTTTATTttgatgataaaaaaaacttgttattgtgtttataaaatatttcatcaagTGTTGTAGTTACTAGATCAAAGTTGGAAGTCTTTGAACTGGAAATCAAGTTAATCAAGTTGGCGTAGTTGATTGAATTGAACATATCTCATAGCTCGTTGATCCAAATGACTAGAAACCAAAACGGTTGGAAAGCTTACTCAAATATCTACAAGTCATATTTCAGACCAGATCAGTTAGTTCAGATGTTATCTATGGGAAAAGTTGGTCGCAACATCGAGCTTGATGCATTCGTTATTGTACCAGATAAAACATGTTCAGCTCTGGTATTTGGGCTATAACGTTCAGATGGCTTAATCAAACAGGACAATTCAGTATGGGTTACAAAGCTAagaaaattatctataaatcaTCTTCACAAGGAAAAGCCTAAATCGGAGTCTAAGAAGCTGATAAATCGAGATGAAGGTTTGCCTTATGCACTGAAATTCTGCAGAACAAAATTTCTGACACAGCTGAGTATTTCGAGTATATCTTTCTTATACAAACTTGAAATTGAGTGATTATTGATTCCGTAGAAAGACAAAAAAGgatctacaacttttatgtttaacACTTTACCCAAAAATCAGTGAATCAAGAGCTATAAGCGTGTGAACAGATCAGACCAAATATGTACTAAACcagatcaaatcaaatcaactatGAACTAGATCAGATCAATCGAACCAGACCAGATCAATTGTACCAGACCAGATCAAATTCGGTccagaccagatcaaagtttgaccagaccAGATGATTTTGACCAGATCAAATCTGTCAAACCAGTCTGATGAATAGTAAATTGAGCTCAAACTCAGAAAATTGCAAGCAACTTAAATACGATCGTTGCAACTTCAGAAAGTGTCCAGAAACATCCCAAACGgtcatattcttgaatctaacattcatatcattcTTGGAGATATAAATACAACACTTTGAAGGcaaaacaagagcagagaatGGGGAATTAAAAGCATGGGCAGATTTAGAAGAAAAACAAGCAAGAATGAGAGCAAGTCCAAGGTATGAGGAACAAGAAGAATATATGAGCTTTCAACGTTAAACCCTCTACACCAACCTCATTTTATAGAACACTATTCCACATCCATATATTGTTTAATATCATTTGAAGTGAGCTAACTCACACACATACGAGAGATGTGCTTTgaaagattagttgagtgaaagTCTTAACACAAATACATTAaaattgtgtttgtagtcttggcataagaGACCTTAAATATTATGCGAATTGTGAGGTTGAGGCCTATAATCGAGAGTTCTAGGAGTTTTtgtttaggcattggataattcctaaatcagattgggtttgtacaaatgagttgtataaatcaaagtcttctagtggatcttTTCGAACgtccataaacaaattcgtgtGTATTTGTTTATCGTATTTACTTTCTTATTGCCACTATTTTTAGTATGCAtttttgaagcattttatgtgtttttcaCACACCAAAATATTacatacaaagtgtttgataaaatgcttcaaccaaactatttttattatttcaacttgCATTCTTTCAAACGATTTTCAAAATGTTTATTCGgtttctacgaaggattatttcgagtgtattccgcttggtttgaaaaccaaactcgatataattcaTCAGTGCTCGgtttatttttgaatatttcaagaacgagctattATAGctcttaaattattattattgttattattattattattattattattattatatatatatatatatatatatatatatatgctgcGTATATGGATATATGCATATAAGCAAAACAACCACCCTATTGAAAgacaacattaattttattttttatgccgaaaaatgttatttttacAACCACCttattaaaagcaaaaatttattttgtttgatcACTAAAAAACTCTCTgaaatttgtttaaattcaatcatatttttatcaatattttaaaatttttagattaaataATATATCACTCATAATATCATCTCTTTTTTGAatcttaaatattaaatttatctataattattaattcaataatatatttatttgtattaTTCAATTTAATTATATTGTCTCTATTATATTTATAAACGAATTTTGAGCAAGAAAATGTTagtttgtatttttattatatttttctgcTTTTATGTATAGATATATAAATAGATAGATAGGCAAAACAATCTTCTTAttcaaatcaaaaattaaattttgtttgatcatgaTAAAAGgtaattgatttttataaaaaaataaatcgttatattatttatattttaaaattttaaatcaaataatttatcACTTATAATgttatctttttaaatattcaatattatttctatttataatttaaatttcattcatatcttatttgtatttttaaatttaattataatttatttattattttcggAAATGATTTTTAGGCGGGAaaatgatattatttttatgttcagAAAACTTTTATGCTTATATACATGTTAGGAAATCATATTTTGAGATTTCTGTGTTTGACAAATAACCTTGCACATCAAATATTAGGATGCAGAACAAGAGTTACGAAGAAGAAGCAGTAAAGCAGCAAAGTAGTAGCCTATTGTTTCATAGAAGAAAACCAGCAGAAACAGAGCTACTCTGATAAAAATATAGCAGCAGAAGCCAAACAAAATCAACAGATTGACAAATCAAAGAAAATAGTAGAAGCATAAGAACATTACAGCAAGAGCTCTTGATACAATAGTTAAGACTATTAACCAAAGGTCTCTAGTACACTGATTAGACTCACGAGACCAAAAAGTACTTTCTTACAGTGAAATAAAAGACAAGAAAACGGATGGTTATCAACAGATACATTTGAATCTAAGCTGATCATTATCTTGTACTTATAAATAGAGACCACAACAAAAAGAAGAAGCATCTGACTTACAAGAACTCACAATCACTTACAACTTATCAAAGAACAAATTTCAGTTCACAATCAGATACAAAAGAGTTCTATGCTTACATTTACGATTACAGAAGAATCCAAAGAACACAAGCACACGCTTCGAGACATATCAGATCAGAAATGATCATATTGCACTTTGTGTTAAGTTGTACATTCGTTTTAAACTAATCAATTGAGTGAGCTGACCAAAACCATCTTGTAAAATTAGTCGAGAACTGATTTGTTGAGTCTAAGAGTCTCAGTTGTAGAGTGGTGTAAGTCCTAGCAGAGATGGGGTGTTGCAAGTGTTGTAATACTCAAAGTATTCTAGTAGAACCTTATGGCGAGACCAGAATAAGGATGACGTAGGAGTAGTTGAGTTTCCGAGGTTTCTGTGTTTGACAAATATACATGTTAGGAAATCAGATTTCGAGGTTTCTGTGTTTGACAAATAACATTGCACATCAAATATTAAGATGTAGAACAAGAGTTACGAAGAAAAAGCAGTAAAACAGCAAAGTAGTAGCTGATTGTTTCGTAGAAGAAAACCAGCAGAAACAGAGCTACTCAGATAAAAATATAGCAGCAAAAGCCAAAAAAATCAACAGATTGACAAATCACAGAAAACAACAGAAGCAGAAGAACATTACAGCAGGAGCTCTCGATACAATAGTTAAGACTATTAACCAAAGGTCTCTAGTACACTGATTAAACTCACGCAACCAAAGAGTACTTTCTTACAGTGAAATAAAAGACAAGAAAATGGCTGGTTATCAACAAATACATTTGAATCTAAGATGACCGTTATCTTGCACATATAAATAGAGACCACAACAAACAGAAGAAGCATCTAACTTACAAGAAATCACAATCAATTACAACTTATCAAAGAACAAATTTTAGTTCACATTCACATACAAAAGAGTTCTATGCTTACATTGACGATTACAGAAGAATCCGAAGAACACCAGCCCATGCTTCAAGACATATCAAATCAGAAATGATCATATTGCGCTTTGTGTTAAGTTGTAAAATTGTTGTAAACTAATCAGTTGAGTGAGCTGACCAAAACACTCTTGTAAAATTAGTCGAGAACTGATTTTTTGAGTATAAGAGTCTCAGTTGTAGTAGGTAGTGGTGTAAGTCCTAGCTGAGTTGGGGTGTTGCAAGGGTTGTAATACTCAACATCTTCTAGTATTACCTTATGGCGAGACCATAAaaagggtgacgtaggagtagaGTCTCCGAGGTTTCTGTGTTGACAAATATACATGTTAGGAAATCAGATTTCAAGGTTTCAGTGTTTGACAAATAACATTGCACATCAAATATTAGGATGTACGCGCTAAAGTTAAAAAATTCAGTGGAAGGATGGCCAGACGCTGGGCAAAATAGAAATTGCAGACGAGTACCCACATAAATAGAATTGTTCCTCAACTGCTGGGTTCTCAGAGGTGTTATTCCATGTTCCTATCATGGATGCATAGGAGGTATAATTCAAATGGTCATCAGGAAGGTTAGGAACTTCTTTTTAAAATGACACCCACTAGTTCTAGGCCAATGACTGGCAGCCTCAATATATGAAGAATGTCGTGAAGAGTAATAGACATTGGACCACTGGCAAACATAAAAGCGTTACAGGGAGGAGCCCAAAAGCGAAGAACACTGTCTAATAACCCAGCTTGTAGGGGAAAGGAGTTTTGGTAAGTTGGATGAAGTAATGTAAGCCTTGGGATCTCCAAAGATCGCCAAAAGAATATCGCCAAAATGTGGTTCCAACCTATCAACCCAACTAACCCATTCTGAGGAAAAGTAGGGCCAAGACTTAAACTTGGCTGCCTTTGCAAGGGGTTAGATGGAATATTTAAAAGCAACGAAGAAGAAGACAACGTAGCAAGAGGAAACACATTAGAAAAGACCGGTTCAGGTAAGGGAACTTTTACGTACGGGGGATGGACTACAGTGGCCAACACCTCAATGAAACCAGGTTTATGAACATAGGGATTCAATGGCCTAATAGAACAAAAATCCAGCTCGGGTTAGATGATGTGCAGAAACCCTAGTGGttgtaaaataacaaaaaaaataccAAGATCAAACGTACCTGATAACTTCCAAGGTTTCAGAAAATGTAGCCGAAATCGAAGGAGTGGCGGCCATAGGAAACAAGGAGGGAGTTCTGCACGTCCAAAACAAAAATCACAACAGTGAGTTATTATTTATTGCCTATTATTGTGATTAATGCAGGAAGCATGGAGAAATAAGAAAAAGAACCTTACCAGTCGGATGAGTAGCAGCGAGCCTGAAGGAACCCTAAGGGGAATGCCGAGCAAAAAATGATAATGATTACGCGGAGAGGCTAATAAGAGGAGGGAAGATGGAGAaccaagagagagagagagcagCGCGGGGATCGGAGGAGCAATGCTGGCAAATCTGGAATGACGTGATCAGCCAGTGCAAAAAACAAGGAACAAAATCACTGTTGCCAACTTTTGAAAAATCAAGAAGTTTATCATAAAGTCCATCAAGAGTTTCTTATCCTAATAAAGCCCAATGGGCCATCAACCTGCAGGGGGAATATGTTTAGccagaaaataaaattattttccaaGCCCAACACAAAAAAGAAATCGAAGCCCAGTCTTTAAAACTTAAAGCCTTCTTATCTTCGGCCCATTAAAGAAATCCAAGTCCAGCAAGGAAGGAGGCGGCAGAATCAgaaattgaaatttatttaaaagtGTCTTGACCAAGTCAAAATCGGTTAATGGAAAATGGTGATACGTGGCCCATGATGAGAAATAATGGAGGGGAAGTTGCATACCGGCTCCAAACAAAAAGCAACGGTAGAATTAGGAGGGAGGTCTCTCGCAAAAATTATTAACAAACACAGCTCCAAAAGCTTTGTCTTCTCAGCaatatttttacattttatCATCTTCTTATTTTAGCAGTTATCCAGAAATTTTGGTGCACATGTTTAGTTTGTTTTCGCTGAGTTCCTTGAACTATCCAGCATcatcttgtttatgtttttatggCCTTCAAGtgtcattttgaattttcagtagAAATGATGATGAATTCAATTGGTATTAATAATTCCTTTTCTACATTGCTTTCGTTCGTTAGCATATAACCGATGGAACTGAGATCGACGGTGAAACCGAGACTCATTTCGCTTGATTTTAGAAGAATTAGATTACAtcttatttttcatattttggcACGTGAGTGTCTGGCACGTCCGCAATACACACGCTCGAGCCATTTTGTGTGCAAACACAAATATACCAAAAGAGAGAGATATATTTTAACAAAATAGAGTGACCAAAGATATTTATAATAACAGCCCAAATTTTTCCcattttatttgatatgtagatttcattctttggaatcaTTGATAATTTCAACTCTGATCAGAAACTCCCTTCTTTTTTAGCAAACTATTTTCTTCTTAAcgatgaaatattttaaaatgagtaatttaaaaatatgttaactaagaaaattatttgaaatttaacaTGGATCATATAATCgatacataatatttttatctagCTATCCATACTATGTATATGTTATTATAGTTATAAAAGGacttataataattaaattaaataaatttggcgTCTGATATGCTTTTTGATAAAtcaaaattatgtttttttttctcaaattaaaaaatattatatttttatttaataagaaATGTCATTATACCTAAAATTTGCATcttatatataatatcatatttCATTATATTCACATAtacttttgaattttaaaattaaataatcatatcactcataacataaaaaatataaattaaataaaacgtttctaaagttatatatatatatatatatatatatatatatatatatataaatgatgcCCTGCACCCTAGAGTGCAGAAAATTTGTATGCGAcccgggttttttttttttttttttaatatttttgcaccactaaaacccactagcTCATAGATTCCTTGTACTTTAGGGTGTAGGggatcaaaattttatatactAATATTTCGATACACGGCTTGCGTGCACGTacatttctttttttaaaaaaatacaataaataataaattgtaaaattaaaaaataataaaacaataaataataaattgtaaaattaaaaaataataaaaatataacgtttttctaaaataatattcacaaaaaatatatatatatatattataaagtgagtgtcatatttgtaaataaaataatatcaaatgacacaaagtgagcttttaatgactagaaaatagaaaatcgtataaaatgactattttgccctataattttggttttattgaaaattaagttagaagataatggtaatttcaaattaaacttcaccaattaattgaaagtttgttaattagagggtctctactttaataatatagtaaaatatatatatatataatacaaattttttttaatatatatacacgcaTCATATGAAAAGAATACTAATATTAATTATAACACTCATGAATTACATGTGTGTTTCGCTGGTTTAGTATAAAGGGGcaggaaatattttttttttgtccattaacttgtccatattttggttttgatccattaatttttcaaaatttggttttggtacactaacttttaattttcaatgattttGATCCAACTGCATCGTGTCAGCTAGCTAGACATTGGCATACGTCACCCGGAAAATGCTAACGTGTGCCAATGTCtagctgacacgtatgcagttagACCAAAATcactaaaaattaaaagttagagtATATTTTTCGGGTGACGTGTGCCAATGTCTAGCTGAGACGTGTGCAGTAAGAccaaaatcactgaaaattaaaagttagtgtataTTTTCCGGGTGACTTGTGCCAATGTCTAGCTGACACATGTGCAGTTAGAccaaaatcactgaaaattaaaagttagtgtaccaaaaccaaaatttgaaaaattaatggaccaaaaccaaaacatggataagttaattaatggataaaaaaatattttccctaGTATAAAGATAAGAGTTAATTCATTGGTTATATTTTTGCACTGAACTAGGAGATTTGCATGTGGTAAGCCGTGATACGAATGAATATAATTGGTATATATGAAAAAGTTGTTTAAAGTTATTCAAAGTCGAAAAGTTTGATTCTTTTATAAATTCTGATAAGCATTAAGTTATTCAGTCACATATCACAAAGCGTGGCAGTGAAGGTGTCTAGGGGATCGATTTTGTGCCACACAAACAGAATCCTACATAACATACACATTAATGCAAGTCCTGAATATTAATGATGGTCTACATAATAGAACATGCATGGACGTTTTCATCGCTAAATATAAGTGAATACTGTTCTTCCACAGGATTAAGCGTGGCGACTCCGGGTTCGTCGGTGTATCGGACTAAGTTCGGGGGCGCCTTTTTGTCATAGACACCACCTGCATATGGATGAGATATCAGACCGTATGGAACATATGGCCATGGCTCCACTTTCTTCTTGGTTTCTTGTGCTGCTTTTAACACTTTCTTTAATTCCACAAATCCATGCACTGTTGCTTTTTGTTCTTTCAAATTCACCTCCACTGATTTCGCTCCTGTACGTGTAACATTATTCAACATTTCAtccatcattttatttttttatataagagAGAAACCCATAGGATATGATGAAATTTTCCATAAGGTATGAGAGACTAGCTAAGTTATGGCACTGCATACGTAGGTGTGatccattaaaaaaaaaagtatagaaaaatatatattctatttaaaattaatgttaTCAAATTTTGTAATAGAAATTATAGGAGATATAAGATGGGATTATATATATGTAGATATTTTGCAACAATCACATCTCCCataacaaaaaattattattagaaatcactttaaatttttatttttattttttactttatTACATTAATCTCTTATGTATTCACACAAAAATTTATTCGCGTTCCGAAGGACACTGATTACGCCAAATGATGTATATTACTTAATTGTAGTGTTAACGtccattaatttattaaaaaccAAATTAAACTATATCTACTGCAATAATTTATTCATCTAATTATAATCCCAAAATAGTTATAATTACAAAGTAAAATAACCAAAATAGAAAACTTCAAAATAGCTAGTCTTCATACCCTACCATAGTAATTAAGTATTTTCATACTAAAACAATGATCATATTCAACATGTCaagattattaattaaaaatcaatttaaaaattttaattttaatataaattatttactatatatatacatgtgtgTATTGACTTTAACAGGGAAACTATTATCGAAAGAAAACAACCAAAGTGAAGAAACAATAGTTCAAGCACATTATGCATGTATATGTAAAATCACTagttatatgtatttttttttgtgacgtgggaacccgcagccgctaccCTAAGGTGCGCTCTAGGTAAACtcccggactaacgcaatagcctgcaaactacgctagtcaggtaaaccacactggGTAAACCCTGTGTTGACATGCTAGTCCAAGAAAGTGTTGGCAGGGgaaatcgaactcctgaccttTGGCCAAGAGTTCACCTGCTCCATCAACTTAGACATCCCCTTGGATGCTAGTAATATGTATTATTACTATCAACGGGCGAGGCAGATATATAATCTTctaattaattgaaaattattCAAACATATAAATGATTTCTCTCTCGCCAAAAATTGATGAAAAAGTATTTGAAAAACatgaattttatttagaatctaaaATATTTACCTT
Proteins encoded:
- the LOC140883872 gene encoding heavy metal-associated isoprenylated plant protein 24-like, which gives rise to MGVSGTLDYLSELISGVRRKKKKQLNTVALKVRMDCEGCALKMKNILSGVKGAKSVEVNLKEQKATVHGFVELKKVLKAAQETKKKVEPWPYVPYGLISHPYAGGVYDKKAPPNLVRYTDEPGVATLNPVEEQYSLIFSDENVHACSIM